One part of the Sorangiineae bacterium MSr11954 genome encodes these proteins:
- a CDS encoding ABC-F family ATP-binding cassette domain-containing protein has translation MPILSARGLHKAYGARPLLTDATFTLKRGEKAALLGPNGTGKSTLLRLLAGIEPADSGLIDRRRDASMLYLSQEPVLDGARNARELVSEKLGQWSGEHEVDEMLDRLGVIDRDRPVATLSGGERRRVALARLFVARPDLALLDEPTNHLDADTIAWLETYLRDTFPGAVLMVTHDRYVLDAVATRVFELDAGRLTEFTKRSDHLGAYADYLEQRAERDAQEERVERNRQNLLRREIEWLRRGPKARSTKQKARIERANAKIAEPGLVQRARVDFAGLEEGAGQLGGTILDLENVTVAIGDRTLVRDLTLNIVRGERIGVVGPNGAGKTSLLRVVNGEVEPLRGTVKRGTQTRIALFDQSRAMLRDDWSVLDNVAEREGAERTGAGTVSIGDRTMDVRTYLELFMFDGQSSRRKVSALSGGERARVALALSLKTGANVLLLDEPTNDLDIVTLSAVEELLESWPGCAIVVSHDRWFLDRVATSILAFEGDGKVTLYGGNWSSYRERLAQNRAAAIESASATKGASSIPQKGKVGVGEAAPSNTPAAPEKKKLTYAERLELEKILDVIAEAEVRLSALEAKLADGSLWAKSPDEAKETQGLLDAARAEVERLTARWEDLESRSAVQK, from the coding sequence ATGCCCATTCTTTCGGCCCGTGGACTCCACAAAGCCTACGGCGCCCGGCCACTGCTGACGGACGCGACCTTCACCCTGAAACGAGGCGAAAAGGCGGCTTTGCTCGGGCCGAACGGCACCGGCAAGTCGACCTTGCTGCGCCTGCTCGCCGGCATCGAGCCCGCCGACTCGGGCCTCATCGACCGGCGGCGCGACGCCTCGATGCTGTACCTCTCGCAGGAGCCGGTGCTCGACGGCGCCCGCAACGCGCGCGAGCTCGTGTCGGAGAAGCTCGGGCAATGGAGCGGCGAGCACGAGGTCGACGAGATGCTCGATCGGCTCGGCGTCATCGACCGCGATCGCCCGGTCGCCACCTTGAGCGGCGGCGAGCGCCGGCGGGTGGCGCTGGCCCGGCTCTTCGTGGCCCGCCCCGACTTGGCGCTGCTCGACGAGCCGACGAACCACCTCGACGCCGACACCATCGCCTGGCTCGAGACCTACCTGCGCGACACGTTCCCCGGCGCGGTGCTGATGGTGACCCACGACCGTTACGTGCTCGACGCCGTGGCGACGCGCGTGTTCGAGCTCGACGCCGGTCGCCTGACGGAGTTCACCAAGCGGAGCGATCACCTGGGCGCCTACGCCGACTACCTGGAGCAGCGCGCCGAGCGCGACGCACAAGAAGAGCGGGTCGAGCGCAATCGGCAGAACCTGTTGCGGCGCGAGATCGAGTGGCTGCGCCGAGGTCCGAAGGCGCGCAGCACCAAGCAAAAGGCGCGCATCGAGCGGGCCAACGCGAAGATCGCGGAGCCCGGGTTGGTGCAGCGGGCGCGCGTGGATTTCGCCGGGCTGGAGGAGGGCGCGGGGCAGCTCGGCGGGACCATCCTCGATCTCGAGAACGTGACGGTGGCCATCGGCGACCGCACCTTGGTGCGCGATCTGACGTTGAACATCGTGCGCGGTGAGCGCATCGGGGTGGTGGGGCCGAACGGGGCGGGCAAAACGAGCTTGCTGCGCGTGGTGAACGGTGAGGTGGAGCCGCTGCGCGGCACCGTGAAGCGCGGGACGCAGACGCGCATCGCGCTGTTCGATCAGTCGCGGGCGATGCTGCGCGACGATTGGAGCGTCCTCGACAACGTGGCCGAGCGCGAAGGCGCCGAGCGGACCGGCGCGGGCACGGTGTCCATCGGCGATCGCACCATGGACGTGCGCACGTACCTGGAGCTCTTCATGTTCGACGGGCAATCGTCGCGCCGCAAGGTCTCGGCCCTCTCCGGGGGTGAGCGCGCGCGGGTGGCCCTGGCGCTCTCGCTCAAGACGGGCGCCAACGTGCTGCTCTTGGACGAGCCGACCAACGATCTCGACATCGTCACCTTGTCGGCCGTGGAAGAGCTCCTCGAATCGTGGCCCGGCTGCGCCATCGTGGTGTCGCACGATCGCTGGTTTCTGGATCGGGTGGCGACCTCGATCCTCGCCTTCGAGGGCGACGGCAAGGTGACCTTGTACGGCGGCAACTGGTCGAGCTACCGCGAACGCCTGGCCCAGAACCGCGCGGCCGCGATCGAATCGGCATCGGCGACGAAGGGGGCGAGCTCCATTCCCCAAAAAGGGAAGGTTGGGGTGGGGGAGGCCGCTCCGTCCAACACGCCAGCGGCACCCGAAAAGAAGAAGCTTACCTACGCCGAGCGGCTCGAGCTGGAGAAGATCCTCGATGTCATTGCGGAGGCAGAAGTGCGTCTTTCCGCGCTCGAAGCCAAGCTGGCCGACGGCTCGCTCTGGGCGAAGTCGCCCGACGAGGCCAAGGAGACGCAAGGGCTGCTCGATGCGGCGCGCGCCGAGGTCGAACGGCTCACGGCGCGGTGGGAAGATTTGGAGAGCCGCAGCGCCGTCCAAAAGTAG
- a CDS encoding STAS domain-containing protein, producing the protein MATSTPGIENPQYMVGPLRFEWDQGRGLLLCEGIPLVAMTVETTMASFMAGIHKMVGTERFQLALYGAGEEVVENEWNVFFKPEPTFEAGVRRIGAAANLVGLGHWQLTYLNREKKEARFQVRNSWEALYQRALGVCWGTSSLAGRFAGFCSILFGTNCWAEQTAFLARGDEYDEFLVRPSTRTIAGQLDQLISNDKATRADLDAALERLKQEVHERKQAEERLKQEIHDRKQTEQLLLDKIEIIRRQEESIRAMSTPILQLWQGILALPVIGRVDSRRANQMLESLLDRIVRTQARFTILDLTGVDEIDTSAADHLLKVVRAASLLGTRCVVSGISPHMAQTIVGLELDLTELTAFSTLEAALRFALRTEQARQGIARPQPQAQSNGGPKPPT; encoded by the coding sequence ATGGCGACCAGCACGCCCGGGATCGAGAATCCGCAGTACATGGTAGGGCCTCTGCGTTTCGAATGGGATCAGGGCCGGGGACTGCTCTTGTGCGAAGGGATCCCGTTGGTCGCCATGACGGTCGAGACCACGATGGCGAGCTTCATGGCCGGCATCCACAAGATGGTCGGCACCGAGCGCTTTCAGCTGGCGCTGTACGGCGCGGGGGAAGAGGTCGTCGAGAACGAGTGGAACGTGTTCTTCAAGCCCGAGCCCACCTTCGAGGCTGGCGTGCGGCGCATCGGGGCCGCGGCCAACTTGGTGGGCCTGGGGCACTGGCAGCTCACGTACCTGAATCGCGAAAAGAAAGAGGCGCGCTTTCAGGTGCGCAACAGTTGGGAGGCGCTCTATCAGCGCGCGCTCGGGGTCTGCTGGGGAACGAGCTCGCTCGCGGGGCGGTTCGCGGGGTTCTGCAGCATCCTGTTCGGCACCAATTGTTGGGCGGAGCAGACGGCGTTTTTGGCGCGCGGCGACGAGTACGACGAGTTTCTGGTGCGCCCCTCCACGCGCACCATCGCCGGGCAGCTCGATCAGCTCATCTCCAACGACAAGGCCACGCGGGCCGATCTCGACGCCGCGCTGGAGCGCTTGAAGCAGGAGGTGCACGAGCGCAAACAGGCCGAGGAGCGGCTGAAACAGGAGATCCACGATCGAAAACAAACCGAGCAGCTCTTGCTCGACAAGATCGAGATCATCCGCCGGCAAGAAGAGTCCATCCGCGCGATGTCGACCCCCATCTTGCAGCTATGGCAAGGCATCCTGGCCCTGCCCGTCATCGGGAGGGTCGATAGCCGCCGCGCCAATCAAATGCTGGAGAGCCTGCTCGACCGCATCGTGCGCACGCAGGCGCGCTTCACCATTTTGGATCTCACGGGGGTGGACGAGATCGACACCAGCGCGGCCGACCACCTGCTCAAGGTGGTGCGGGCGGCGTCGCTCTTGGGCACCCGCTGCGTGGTCTCGGGCATTTCTCCGCACATGGCGCAGACCATCGTGGGGCTGGAGCTCGATTTGACGGAGCTCACGGCCTTCAGCACCTTGGAGGCCGCCCTTCGCTTCGCCTTGCGGACCGAGCAGGCGAGGCAGGGAATCGCGCGGCCGCAGCCCCAGGCCCAGAGCAACGGCGGCCCCAAGCCGCCGACGTAG
- a CDS encoding beta-galactosidase — protein sequence MPESRTRTPRARRLKIAPDPSPQVAAPRVLLHPHGLDLRASGEAILPLYAGSMHYWRHHPQAWGAGLDAMRAMGLLLVDTYVPWGVHETEPGKFDFGAKDPRLDVVRFLRMAHERGLRAVVRPGPHINAELTYFGLPEWIVWNRACQARTPRDNPVMLPIVPVAFPVPSYASRVFHAEVERWFERVAQELAPLRHPEGPIVLLQVDNEGALYFRDGAYDQDYHPDAVILFRRFLRAKYRTPRELRAAWSKADVSFTTVTPPVKFEAETADDLVRHMDWMEFHEHLLAEAMQRMARTLAACGLDGIPTMHNFPLAEAVTPLNAGRIELDLIGLDYYHRATPQDHTAILRRTSELVSRCAGLRAPAYGAEVGAGFPPFFSPLQEDDSLYTLMSALAYGLRGYNLYMAVERDRWVGAPIDPQGRPRPFAARYEALSRALTETRFHTLTRRAPVRLVVPRALRRLARATHAFGPMTPAMFHVIGAGFRESCLEDDFGLGGGAPTLTGEAYLRAFERALAARGVPFAYAGGETFDVSTRDARWLICATAGGVKRELWTALSDAANNGTRVTVGPRVPDRDGSLRKLDAPYERGCIELEPLEEMSKADALVARRIEELGLPTYPHAPDDIFVSVHEDERGTAKVAFFMNPTAVEVTARVALPGATTLVDLLPPHHRWSRVTRSAGGFDLTVPARTVRMMAIEG from the coding sequence ATGCCCGAAAGCCGCACGCGCACACCGCGTGCACGCCGCCTCAAGATCGCACCCGATCCTTCTCCCCAGGTGGCCGCCCCGCGCGTCCTGCTCCACCCGCACGGTCTCGATCTGCGCGCCAGCGGCGAAGCGATCCTGCCGCTCTACGCGGGGTCGATGCACTACTGGCGGCACCACCCGCAGGCGTGGGGCGCGGGGCTCGACGCCATGCGCGCGATGGGGCTCCTGCTGGTCGACACGTACGTGCCTTGGGGCGTGCACGAGACCGAGCCGGGGAAGTTCGACTTCGGCGCCAAGGATCCGCGGCTCGACGTGGTGCGCTTTCTTCGCATGGCGCACGAGCGCGGGCTCCGCGCGGTGGTTCGTCCGGGGCCGCACATCAACGCGGAGCTCACGTACTTCGGCTTGCCGGAGTGGATCGTGTGGAACCGCGCGTGCCAAGCGCGCACGCCGCGCGACAACCCGGTGATGCTGCCGATCGTGCCGGTGGCGTTTCCGGTGCCCAGCTACGCGAGCCGCGTCTTTCACGCCGAGGTGGAGCGCTGGTTCGAGCGGGTGGCCCAGGAGCTCGCGCCGCTGCGGCACCCCGAGGGGCCGATCGTGCTGCTCCAGGTCGACAACGAGGGCGCGCTCTATTTCCGCGACGGCGCCTACGATCAGGACTACCACCCCGACGCCGTGATCCTGTTCCGGCGCTTTCTGCGCGCCAAATACCGCACGCCGCGCGAGCTCCGCGCCGCTTGGAGCAAGGCCGACGTGTCGTTCACCACGGTGACGCCGCCGGTGAAGTTCGAGGCGGAGACGGCCGACGATCTGGTGCGGCACATGGACTGGATGGAGTTCCACGAGCACCTGCTCGCCGAGGCGATGCAGCGCATGGCGCGCACCCTGGCGGCTTGCGGGCTCGATGGCATCCCCACCATGCACAACTTCCCGCTCGCCGAGGCGGTGACCCCGCTCAACGCCGGGCGCATCGAGCTCGATCTGATCGGCCTCGACTACTACCACCGCGCCACGCCGCAGGATCACACGGCCATCTTGCGCCGCACCAGCGAGCTCGTCTCGCGCTGCGCGGGCCTGCGCGCGCCCGCCTATGGCGCCGAGGTGGGGGCAGGGTTTCCGCCGTTCTTCTCGCCGCTGCAGGAGGACGACTCGCTCTACACGTTGATGTCCGCGCTCGCCTACGGCCTGCGCGGCTACAATTTGTACATGGCGGTGGAGCGCGATCGCTGGGTGGGCGCGCCCATCGATCCGCAGGGCCGCCCCCGTCCCTTCGCGGCCCGCTACGAGGCGCTCTCGCGCGCGCTCACCGAGACGCGCTTTCACACCTTGACCCGCCGCGCCCCGGTGCGGCTGGTCGTTCCGCGCGCGCTCCGGCGGCTCGCGCGCGCCACGCACGCGTTCGGGCCCATGACGCCCGCGATGTTCCACGTCATTGGCGCGGGGTTCCGTGAGAGCTGCCTGGAGGACGACTTCGGCCTGGGCGGCGGCGCGCCGACCTTGACGGGCGAGGCATATCTGCGCGCGTTCGAGCGGGCGCTGGCCGCGCGCGGTGTGCCCTTCGCGTACGCGGGCGGCGAGACGTTCGACGTGAGCACGCGCGACGCGCGCTGGCTCATTTGCGCGACGGCGGGCGGGGTGAAGCGCGAGCTCTGGACGGCCCTGTCCGACGCGGCGAACAATGGGACGCGGGTCACCGTGGGCCCGCGCGTGCCCGATCGCGACGGCAGCTTGCGCAAGCTGGACGCGCCGTACGAGCGGGGCTGCATCGAGCTGGAGCCGCTCGAGGAAATGTCGAAGGCCGACGCCTTGGTGGCGCGCCGGATCGAGGAGCTGGGCTTGCCGACGTACCCGCACGCGCCCGACGATATTTTCGTCTCCGTTCACGAGGACGAGCGGGGCACGGCCAAGGTCGCGTTTTTCATGAACCCCACCGCCGTGGAGGTGACCGCGCGGGTCGCGCTCCCGGGCGCCACCACGTTGGTCGACTTGCTGCCGCCGCACCATCGCTGGTCGCGCGTGACGCGCAGCGCCGGTGGATTCGATTTGACGGTGCCCGCGCGCACCGTACGTATGATGGCTATCGAGGGGTGA